A window of Xiphophorus hellerii strain 12219 chromosome 7, Xiphophorus_hellerii-4.1, whole genome shotgun sequence contains these coding sequences:
- the akap19 gene encoding small membrane A-kinase anchor protein, translating into MGCVKSKRSAAASQHANSTERKPTSEKAYLMGGSAPGSADGSPQVNAALLEYAQRLSEDIVARAVQQWLEVDSRYSDIPYIECDVP; encoded by the coding sequence ATGGGCTGCGTCAAATCCAAGCGGAGCGCCGCGGCCTCCCAGCACGCCAACTCCACGGAGAGGAAGCCCACGAGCGAGAAGGCCTACTTGATGGGCGGGTCGGCGCCGGGCTCGGCGGACGGCTCGCCGCAGGTGAACGCGGCGCTGCTGGAGTACGCCCAGCGGCTGTCGGAGGACATCGTGGCGCGGGCGGTGCAGCAGTGGCTGGAGGTGGACAGCCGCTACAGCGACATCCCCTACATCGAGTGCGACGTTCCGTGA
- the gstt1b gene encoding glutathione S-transferase theta-1b → MVVELYLDLFSQPCRSVFIFAKKNNIPFEFKKVSLMDGEHFGDEFGKISKIRKVPALRDGDFCLAESVAIMLYLAEKFRTPDRWYPADLRLRSRVNEFLSWQHTAIRMHGSKMFWMRLMIPKIMGIDVPKEKMDGALEDLNASLNLIEENFLQDRPFIVGDQMSLADLVAIVEIMQPLGAGLDVFEGRPKLSAWRDRVQASIGKDLFDEAHQAILGAQDGMKQVDPSKLELFKPKILRLFF, encoded by the exons ATGGTGGTGGAACTTTATCTGGACCTTTTCTCTCAGCCATGTCGctccgtttttatttttgcgaAGAAGAACAACATCCCCTTCGAGTTCAAGAAGGTTTCTCTGATGGACG GTGAGCATTTTGGAGATGAATTTGGGAAAATCAGCAAGATCAGAAAAGTTCCAGCCCTTCGAGACGGAGACTTCTGCCTGGCTGAGAG CGTCGCCATCATGCTCTACCTGGCCGAGAAGTTCCGGACTCCGGACCGCTGGTACCCGGCCGACCTGCGGCTGCGCTCCCGGGTCAACGAGTTCCTGTCCTGGCAGCACACGGCCATCCGGATGCACGGCTCCAAGATGTTCTGGATGCGG CTCATGATTCCTAAGATCATGGGGATCGACGTCCCGAAGGAGAAGATGGACGGAGCGCTGGAGGACCTGAACGCCTCGCTGAACCTCATCGAGGAGAACTTCCTCCAGGATCGGCCCTTCATCGTGGGGGACCAGATGTCTCTGGCCGACCTGGTGGCCATCGTGGAGATCATGCAG CCGCTGGGCGCCGGGCTGGACGTGTTCGAGGGCCGACCGAAGCTGAGCGCCTGGCGGGACCGAGTGCAGGCCTCCATCGGGAAGGATCTGTTCGACGAGGCCCACCAGGCCATCCTGGGGGCGCAGGACGGCATGAAGCAGGTGGATCCCAGCAAACTGGAGCTCTTCAAGCCAAAGATCCTCCGGCTGTTCTTCTGA
- the ddt gene encoding D-dopachrome decarboxylase, with product MPFVVLDSNLPASSFSEDFLKRFCSVTAAALGKPEDRMNMVVHPGLPMLVGGSCAPCVLVSVSAISATDSGEKNKEHSAKIFGFLTKELSLAEDRIVIQFLELQPHQVGKKGTVMSFL from the exons ATGCCCTTCGTCGTCCTGGACAGCAACCTGCCTGCCAGCAGCTTCTCCGAGGATTTCCTGAAGCGGTTCTGCTCCGTCACCGCGGCGGCGCTGGGGAAACCGGAGGAC AGGATGAACATGGTGGTGCATCCAGGGCTGCCGATGCTGGTGGGCGGCTCCTGCGCTCCGTGTGTTCTGGTGTCGGTGTCGGCCATCTCTGCGACTGACAGCGGCGAGAAGAACAAGGAGCACAGCGCCAAGATCTTCGGCTTCCTGACCAAAGAACTGAGCCTGGCTGAAGACAG GATTGTGATCCAGTTCCTGGAGCTGCAGCCTCACCAGGTGGGGAAGAAAGGAACCGTGATGAGCTTCCTGTGA